In Buchnera aphidicola (Eriosoma grossulariae), a genomic segment contains:
- the ptsG gene encoding PTS glucose transporter subunit IIBC: MFNNSFANLQKVGKSLMLPVSVLPIAGILLGIGSANLHFIPLIISHIMAEAGSSVFTNMPLIFAIGVALGFTKNDGVSALASVVSYGIMTHTLSVVAPMILHIDAITIDKQHLCDTGIVGGIIVGIVSSYLFNICHHIQLPEYLGFFTGKRFVPIASGLASIILGIVLAFIWPPIGHMIKSFSSWAAYQNPLLAFGIYGIVERMLVPLGLHHIWNVPFQMQIGEYTNSIGQVFHGDIARYMAGDPTAGRLSGGFLFKMYGLPGAALAIWKCAKKTNQKKIGGIMISASLTAFLTGITEPIEFSFILVAPVLYVIHSILSGLAFTICAFLDMKAGTSFSHGLIDFIILSGNSNKIWLFPIIGFMYTLTYYLIFYILIKKFNLNTPGREKIISNKFKNNDEIALNLITILGKKNNISNLDACITRLRISVVEISKVNKNELNMIGASGIIISGTGIQIVFGTKSDKIKNLMEKYMNN; the protein is encoded by the coding sequence ATGTTTAACAATTCATTTGCAAACCTGCAAAAGGTAGGTAAATCTCTTATGCTTCCAGTTTCTGTATTACCCATTGCTGGAATTTTATTAGGTATTGGATCTGCTAATTTGCATTTTATACCATTAATTATATCACATATTATGGCTGAAGCAGGTAGTTCAGTATTTACTAATATGCCATTAATTTTTGCTATTGGTGTAGCATTAGGATTTACTAAAAATGATGGTGTATCAGCATTAGCTTCTGTCGTATCATATGGAATTATGACACATACTTTATCAGTTGTAGCACCAATGATTTTACATATAGATGCAATAACAATAGATAAACAACATTTATGTGATACTGGTATTGTGGGAGGGATTATTGTTGGTATTGTTTCTTCTTATTTATTTAACATATGCCATCACATTCAATTGCCAGAATATTTAGGATTTTTTACAGGTAAAAGATTTGTACCCATTGCTTCTGGACTAGCATCTATAATTTTGGGAATTGTATTAGCATTTATTTGGCCACCAATCGGTCATATGATAAAATCTTTCTCTTCATGGGCTGCTTATCAAAATCCTTTATTAGCATTTGGTATTTACGGTATAGTAGAACGAATGTTAGTACCTTTAGGGTTGCATCATATTTGGAATGTACCATTTCAAATGCAAATTGGAGAATACACTAATTCTATTGGACAAGTTTTTCATGGTGATATTGCAAGATATATGGCTGGTGACCCTACAGCAGGAAGACTATCTGGTGGTTTTTTATTTAAAATGTATGGATTACCTGGAGCTGCATTAGCTATATGGAAATGTGCTAAAAAAACCAATCAAAAAAAAATAGGAGGTATTATGATTTCTGCTTCCTTAACTGCTTTTTTAACTGGAATTACAGAACCAATAGAATTTTCTTTTATATTAGTAGCACCAGTACTATATGTCATTCATTCAATCTTATCTGGTTTAGCTTTTACTATATGTGCTTTTTTAGATATGAAAGCTGGTACTAGTTTTTCTCACGGTTTAATTGATTTTATAATATTAAGTGGTAATAGTAATAAAATATGGTTATTTCCAATTATTGGATTTATGTATACATTAACATATTATTTGATTTTTTATATTTTAATCAAAAAATTTAATCTTAATACACCAGGAAGAGAAAAAATAATTTCAAATAAATTTAAAAATAACGATGAAATAGCATTAAATTTAATAACTATTTTAGGTAAAAAAAACAATATTAGCAATCTAGATGCATGTATTACCAGACTTCGTATTTCTGTTGTAGAAATATCTAAAGTAAATAAAAATGAATTAAATATGATTGGTGCTTCTGGTATTATTATATCTGGAACAGGAATTCAAATTGTTTTTGGAACCAAATCGGACAAAATTAAAAATTTAATGGAAAAATATATGAATAATTAA
- the asnS gene encoding asparagine--tRNA ligase encodes MQIVSIIDIYEDKIEINDKIVICGWIKNKRISKLGFSFLDIYDGSTCDPMQIIANNTLSNYTNILQLTVGCSVIVHGTLILSKGNKQKYEVVSQNIKITGWIDQPDTYPISNKKHSLEFLRTMTHLRSRTNLIGVITRIRHCVMQSLHLFLDQKKYYWIPTPIITGIDAEGTGKMFRLSTFDFNKIPKNQDGSVNFKKDFFGKESFLTVSGQLTLESYACSLSKVYTFGPTFRAENSNTSRHLAEFWMLEVEQSFSNLTNIIFLAESILKYVVNIVLKNCFHEINFLSQYIDQKIKNRLENFLIQDFTNIDYIDVIDILLKSKEKFQEKVFFGIDLFSEHEKYIVSYFNNKPVIIKNYPKELKAFYMKLNDDGNTVAAVDILLPGIGEIIGGSEREDRIDFLKNRLKELGLNDQDYWWYLDLRRYGTVPHSGFGLGFERLIAYITGLSNVRDLIPFPRTVKNFQF; translated from the coding sequence ATGCAGATTGTGTCTATAATAGATATATATGAAGATAAAATTGAAATCAATGATAAAATTGTAATTTGCGGTTGGATTAAAAATAAAAGAATTTCGAAATTAGGTTTTTCTTTTTTAGATATTTATGATGGTTCTACTTGCGATCCTATGCAAATTATAGCTAATAATACATTATCTAATTATACAAATATATTACAATTAACTGTTGGTTGCTCTGTCATTGTTCACGGAACATTAATTTTATCTAAAGGTAATAAACAAAAATATGAAGTTGTTTCTCAAAATATTAAAATAACAGGATGGATTGATCAACCAGATACATATCCTATATCTAATAAAAAACATAGTCTGGAATTTTTACGTACTATGACTCACTTAAGATCTAGAACAAATTTAATAGGCGTTATAACAAGAATTAGACATTGTGTGATGCAATCTTTACATTTATTTTTAGATCAAAAAAAATATTATTGGATACCTACACCAATTATTACTGGCATTGATGCTGAAGGTACAGGTAAGATGTTTCGTCTATCTACTTTTGATTTTAATAAAATACCTAAAAATCAAGATGGATCTGTGAATTTTAAAAAAGATTTTTTTGGTAAAGAATCTTTTTTAACTGTTTCAGGGCAATTAACTTTAGAATCATATGCTTGTTCTTTATCTAAAGTATATACTTTTGGTCCTACATTTCGTGCAGAAAATTCTAATACTAGTCGTCATTTAGCCGAGTTTTGGATGCTGGAAGTAGAACAGTCTTTTTCAAATTTAACAAATATTATATTTTTAGCTGAATCTATATTAAAATATGTAGTTAATATTGTATTAAAAAATTGTTTTCATGAAATAAATTTTTTATCACAATATATTGATCAAAAAATAAAAAATAGATTAGAAAATTTTTTAATTCAAGATTTTACCAATATTGACTATATTGATGTTATTGATATTTTATTAAAATCTAAAGAAAAATTTCAAGAAAAAGTTTTTTTTGGTATAGATTTATTCTCTGAACATGAAAAATATATTGTTTCTTATTTTAATAATAAACCAGTAATTATTAAAAATTATCCAAAAGAATTAAAAGCTTTTTATATGAAATTAAATGATGATGGAAATACAGTTGCTGCAGTTGATATTTTATTACCAGGAATAGGTGAGATTATTGGTGGATCAGAAAGAGAAGATAGAATTGATTTTCTTAAAAATAGATTAAAGGAATTAGGTTTAAATGATCAAGATTATTGGTGGTATCTTGATCTTCGTCGTTACGGGACAGTTCCACATTCAGGATTTGGTTTAGGATTTGAAAGATTGATTGCTTATATTACAGGATTATCTAATGTTAGAGATTTGATTCCTTTTCCACGTACAGTAAAAAATTTTCAATTTTAA
- the pncB gene encoding nicotinate phosphoribosyltransferase, with the protein MKKHDSPILKYFLDTDAYKIHMQQLVFFKYSTVTVVSEFICRGKNLLGKYIDLLKEQIQMMSNLYLSHDEYNYLLSFPYFHLEYLTWLKKFRFDVSQVKITNIHGKLNIRIMGLWKEVILWEVPILSLISELVNRDRYPNINKRIAIDYLHKKILNFNHLTKNIELSKLKIIDFGTRRRFSYKIHFSIIEILKNKFPWFIGTSNYHFARIFKLTPFGTQAHEWFQAHQQISKILSSSQKLALNIWLEFYNDYLNIALTDCINMDSFLKDFEYDLSKKYQGIRHDSGDPLEWGEKAIMHYQKLGIDPLTKTLLFSDNLNFNNIIHLYQTFKHKIQIVFGLGTQLTCDIPDVHALNIVIKLVSCNNKPVAKISDSPGKTFCLDSSFMISLRNAFNI; encoded by the coding sequence ATGAAAAAACATGATTCTCCTATTTTAAAATATTTTTTAGATACTGATGCTTATAAAATACATATGCAACAACTTGTTTTTTTTAAATATAGTACAGTAACAGTAGTATCAGAATTTATTTGTAGAGGTAAAAATTTATTAGGTAAATATATAGATTTATTAAAAGAACAGATTCAAATGATGTCTAATTTATATCTTAGTCATGATGAATATAATTATCTTTTGTCTTTTCCATATTTCCATTTGGAATATTTAACTTGGTTGAAAAAATTTCGTTTTGATGTTTCTCAAGTAAAAATAACTAATATTCATGGAAAATTAAATATTAGAATTATGGGTTTATGGAAAGAAGTAATCTTATGGGAAGTTCCTATTTTATCATTAATTAGTGAATTAGTTAATCGCGATCGTTATCCTAATATTAATAAAAGAATAGCTATTGATTATCTTCATAAAAAAATATTAAATTTTAATCATTTGACTAAGAATATTGAATTATCTAAATTAAAGATAATAGATTTTGGAACGAGAAGAAGATTTTCATATAAAATTCATTTTTCTATTATTGAAATATTAAAAAACAAATTTCCTTGGTTTATTGGTACAAGTAATTATCATTTCGCTCGTATTTTTAAATTAACGCCATTTGGAACACAAGCTCATGAATGGTTTCAAGCTCATCAACAAATTAGTAAAATATTATCTTCTAGTCAAAAATTAGCTTTAAATATTTGGTTGGAATTTTATAATGATTATTTAAATATTGCATTGACAGATTGTATTAATATGGATTCATTTTTAAAAGATTTTGAATATGATTTATCAAAAAAATATCAAGGTATTAGACATGATTCTGGAGATCCTTTAGAATGGGGAGAAAAAGCTATTATGCATTACCAGAAATTAGGAATAGATCCATTAACTAAAACATTATTATTTTCAGATAATTTAAATTTTAATAATATTATTCATTTGTATCAAACTTTTAAGCATAAAATTCAAATAGTATTTGGTTTAGGAACTCAATTAACATGTGATATTCCAGATGTTCATGCATTAAACATTGTAATTAAATTAGTTTCTTGTAATAATAAACCAGTAGCAAAAATATCCGATAGTCCTGGTAAAACATTTTGTTTAGATTCATCATTTATGATATCTTTAAGAAATGCATTCAATATTTAA
- a CDS encoding YchF/TatD family DNA exonuclease: MLFIDSHCHLDQLNYSKLYKNIDDLFKKAYNNHVKLFLSVSTSLKNFQNLLKLFPNQKNILYSCGIHPLNCDLEIIDLIKLKRFSMYNQVIAIGETGLDYYYQKNKKKPQQYLFRKHIQIAKSIQKPIIVHSRQAKEDTIKILQEENAQFCQGILHSFSEDVQFAKKLLDIGFYISFSGMITFKNSDIIRKVLKYIPIDSLLIETDSPYLTPVPYRGQENQPSYLYDIAKYISCQKKINIEYLSEITTNNFCKLFNINISEILK; this comes from the coding sequence ATGTTATTTATCGACAGTCATTGTCATTTAGATCAATTAAATTATAGTAAATTATACAAAAACATCGATGATTTATTTAAAAAAGCATATAATAATCATGTAAAATTATTTTTATCTGTTTCTACTTCCTTAAAAAATTTTCAAAATTTATTAAAACTCTTTCCTAATCAAAAAAATATATTGTATTCTTGTGGAATCCATCCATTAAATTGTGATTTAGAAATTATTGATTTAATAAAATTAAAAAGATTTTCTATGTATAATCAAGTAATTGCCATTGGTGAAACTGGTTTAGATTATTATTATCAAAAAAACAAAAAAAAACCACAACAATATTTATTTAGAAAACATATACAAATAGCCAAAAGTATCCAAAAACCAATCATAGTACACTCTAGACAAGCAAAAGAAGATACAATAAAAATATTACAAGAAGAAAATGCTCAATTTTGTCAAGGTATACTACATTCTTTTTCTGAAGATGTTCAATTTGCTAAAAAGTTATTAGATATAGGTTTTTACATTTCATTTTCAGGAATGATTACTTTTAAAAATTCAGATATAATTAGAAAAGTTTTAAAATATATTCCTATAGATTCTTTATTAATAGAAACTGATTCACCTTATTTAACTCCAGTGCCTTATCGAGGACAAGAAAACCAACCTAGTTATTTGTATGATATTGCAAAATATATATCATGTCAGAAAAAAATTAACATAGAATATTTATCAGAAATAACTACAAATAATTTTTGTAAACTATTTAATATCAATATATCTGAAATTTTAAAATAA
- a CDS encoding HIT domain-containing protein produces the protein MTEEQTIFHKIIQGKIKADIIYQDKYLMAIKDINPQSPVHILIIPKTYIPNSNYINKTNKKLFGYMFYIAIKIAKKIKIDKDGYRIILNCNKNAGQEIFYLHIHLLGGKNLGTLLNNK, from the coding sequence ATGACGGAAGAACAAACTATTTTCCATAAGATTATTCAAGGAAAGATTAAAGCTGATATCATCTATCAAGATAAATATCTTATGGCTATTAAAGATATTAATCCTCAATCTCCAGTACATATATTAATTATTCCAAAAACATATATACCTAATTCTAATTATATTAATAAAACAAATAAAAAATTATTTGGATACATGTTTTACATTGCTATAAAAATAGCAAAAAAAATTAAAATTGATAAAGATGGATATAGAATTATATTAAATTGTAATAAAAATGCTGGACAAGAAATTTTTTATTTACATATACATCTATTAGGTGGTAAAAATTTAGGTACATTATTAAATAATAAATAA